The following are encoded together in the Macadamia integrifolia cultivar HAES 741 chromosome 10, SCU_Mint_v3, whole genome shotgun sequence genome:
- the LOC122090811 gene encoding uncharacterized protein LOC122090811 — MTMRVMISTIEGEFLIDVGHKETILEVKHKIEQLLGVPVAFQTLSIYGLELIDGLDMGDYPFVLEGTKIDLTIAPLQPPSQSDTMIQITIKTSSKKIHMEVDRTETVRSLKEKIHILDGIPIKRLMLHFSGIEMGEEFRSLSEYGICDQSEIIGFLKNTNRSITEPPSKRLSVLVQTSSCLLNSASIPLEIKDTSTVNELRKILLDGKVLPADDYFFIHKQRIMRDSFNLRWHGVENGDSLYVFKGTVSRGH; from the coding sequence ATGACAATGAGGGTTATGATTTCAACCATTGAAGGGGAGTTCCTTATAGATGTAGGTCACAAGGAAACCATTCTTGAAGTGAAGCACAAGATTGAACAGCTCTTGGGTGTCCCAGTTGCTTTCCAGACACTATCAATCTATGGGTTGGAGCTCATAGATGGACTTGACATGGGAGATTACCCATTTGTACTTGAAGGCACCAAAATTGATCTCACCATTGCACCTCTACAACCTCCTTCACAGTCTGATACTATGATTCAGATTACCATTAAAACATCATCCAAGAAGATACATATGGAGGTGGACAGAACAGAAACTGTTAGAAGCTTGAAGGAGAAAATTCATATACTTGATGGCATTCCAATCAAAAGATTAATGTTGCACTTCTCTGGCATAGAGATGGGAGAGGAATTCCGCAGCTTAAGTGAATATGGCATCTGTGATCAATCAGAAATCATTGGTttcctgaaaaacacaaatcGTTCAATAACTGAGCCTCCCTCGAAACGGTTGAGTGTGTTGGTTCAGACTTCTTCTTGTTTGCTTAATTCCGCGAGTATTCCCTTGGAGATCAAAGATACTTCCACCGTCAATGAGTTGAGGAAAATATTGTTGGATGGTAAGGTTTTACCAGCTGATGATTACTTCTTTATCCACAAACAAAGGATCATGCGAGACAGTTTCAATCTCCGTTGGCATGGAGTCGAAAATGGTGATTCTTTATATGTGTTCAAAGGAACTGTGAGTCGCGGACATTGA
- the LOC122092328 gene encoding uncharacterized protein LOC122092328: protein MIEALTGTLFYVQVEDDATVGDLKREIETQEKLPQDRLILLHDSHDNHEHGHGLLMVMMEDTLSLVDYGVRDGSHIHLCFNPLDDASSQYHLLFTAPDSLMW from the coding sequence ATGATAGAAGCATTGACAGGGACATTGTTCTATGTTCAAGTGGAAGATGATGCAACAGTGGGTGATCTAAAGAGGGAGATTGAGACACAGGAGAAGCTCCCTCAAGATCGTCTCATCCTTCTTCATGACTCCCATGATAATCATGAACATGGTCATGGGCTTTTGATGGTGATGATGGAAGACACACTTTCCCTTGTTGATTATGGTGTTAGAGATGGATCTCATATTCATCTTTGTTTCAATCCCCTTGATGATGCCTCTTCTCAATACCATCTCTTATTCACTGCTCCTGATTCCCTTATGTGGTAA